A stretch of Triticum aestivum cultivar Chinese Spring chromosome 1D, IWGSC CS RefSeq v2.1, whole genome shotgun sequence DNA encodes these proteins:
- the LOC123179884 gene encoding pentatricopeptide repeat-containing protein At3g51320 has translation MAATSTSASPAPAADDLHAFLRRGLRSRGAVLRAHAFLLRRGLLLGHPVPSGLLLSAAAASTTTATSATHLVRLLLRHLPPPLPLFSLSAALRAVAPRVPFSALLSLFAHLLRAHAPSGFPDAFAFPPLLSVAASARSPRSHLPAALALHAQLLRRGLLFAPPPHAANALLHFYGAAGSLPSARHLFDEMPFRDIASHNTMMTAHAASLGGGIDAARQLFDGMLLRNVVSWNVMINGYVKAKRPEQALEVVRWMAGVGVRGTATTMVGAATACARLGRLGSGREVHCAYLRRFEEDNLLFWTSLVDMYGKCRRVAAARKVFDRLNVRNVVCWNAMIIGHCVYGEPADGLQLFHEMIGRGKNGSDNQWVLRPDEVTFIGVLCACTRLGLLDAGKVYFNQMTTTYSLRPTFAHYWCMANLYGSVGLLEEAESLLKSVPEELKARALGGLLGLCRFRGEWKLGERIALRLIELEPSNCAHYALLCSVYASAGRWEDAHRVKAIIKESDGRFSPGHRLVDLNEIASEFKIRERQPENQEIYVILDDLVSKLQFTSREDVQTEPGIK, from the exons ATGGCGGCCACCTCCACCTCGGcctcccccgcccccgccgccgacgacctccacgccttcctccgccgcggcctccgCTCCCGCGGCGCCGTGCTCCGCGCGCacgccttcctcctccgccgcggcctcctcctcgGCCACCCCGTCCCctcgggcctcctcctctccgccgccgccgcctccaccaccaccgccacctccgccacccacctcgtgcgcctcctcctccgccacctGCCCCCGCCGCTCCCGCTCTTCTCCCTCTCGGCCGCCCTCCGCGCCGTCGCCCCGCGCGTGCCCTTCTCCGCGCTGCTCTCCCTCTTCGCCCACCTCCTCCGCGCCCACGCCCCCTCCGGCTTCCCCGACGCCTTCGCCTTCCCGCCGCTGCTCTCCGTGGCCGCCTCCGCGCGCTCCCCGCGCAGCCACCTCCCCGCCGCGCTCGCGCTCCACGCGCAGCTGCTCCGACGCGGCCTGCTCttcgcgccgccgccccacgccgccaacGCGCTCCTCCATTTCTACGGCGCCGCCGGCAGCCTCCCCTCCGCGCGccacctgttcgacgaaatgcccttCAGGGACATCGCGTCCCACAACACCATGATGACGGCCCACGCTGCTTCCCTGGGCGGTGGCATTGATGCCGCACGCCAGCTGTTCGACGGAATGCTCCTCAGGAACGTGGTGTCCTGGAACGTCATGATCAATGGGTATGTGAAGGCGAAGCGGCCCGAGCAGGCGCTGGAGGTGGTGCGGTGGATGGCGGGGGTCGGGGTCAGGGGCACCGCGACGACCATGGTCGGGGCGGCCACCGCGTGCGCCAGGCTGGGGAGGCTGGGGTCTGGCAGGGAGGTGCATTGTGCATACTTGCGCCGCTTCGAGGAGGATAACCTCTTGTTTTGGACTTCGCTGGTTGATATGTATGGCAAGTGCCGGAGGGTGGCGGCTGCGAGGAAGGTGTTTGATCGGCTCAATGTCCGGAATGTTGTTTGCTGGAATGCAATGATCATCGGGCATTGCGTGTATGGCGAACCTGCTGACGGGCTTCAGCTGTTCCATGAGATGATTGGACGAG GGAAGAATGGTTCAGATAACCAATGGGTTCTGCGACCAGATGAAGTCACTTTCATTGGTGTACTCTGCGCGTGTACCCGTTTAGGTCTCCTGGATGCTGGGAAGGTATATTTCAACCAGATGACCACGACGTACAGTCTCAGGCCAACATTTGCACACTATTGGTGCATGGCGAATCTGTATGGGAGTGTTGGCCTTCTGGAAGAAGCAGAGAGCCTCTTGAAGAGCGTGCCAGAGGAGCTGAAGGCACGTGCATTGGGTGGTTTGCTTGGGTTGTGCCGATTCAGAGGGGAATGGAAACTTGGGGAACGTATAGCCCTCAGGTTGATCGAGCTGGAACCAAGCAACTGTGCTCACTATGCTCTGTTGTGCAGTGTATATGCTTCGGCGGGAAGATGGGAAGATGCTCACAGGGTGAAGGCTATCATAAAGGAAAGCGATGGGAGGTTCAGTCCTGGACACCGTCTGGTGGATCTAAATGAGATCGCAAGTGAATTTAAAATTAGGGAGAGGCAACCTGAGAATCAGGAAATATATGTTATCCTGGATGACTTGGTTTCAAAGCTGCAGTTTACAAGCAGAGAAGATGTGCAAACTGAACCCGGGATAAAATAG